The following DNA comes from Gammaproteobacteria bacterium.
TGTTGCTGGCCTGGACGCCATTGACCATGGCCGACGTGGTGCTCGATGGCACTCAGGGGCCGTCTGGCAACGTGGCGCTCAGTAATAACGCCTATCAGATTAACGCGAATACCATGGCGCAGATTTCAGGTGCCAACGCGTTTTTTAGTTTTTCCCGGTTTAATGTCGAGGCTGGAAACACTGCGCGGTTTAGTGCATCCACCAGTTTGGAAAATCTTCTGGTACGCGTGACCGGCGGTGAATTG
Coding sequences within:
- a CDS encoding filamentous hemagglutinin N-terminal domain-containing protein; protein product: MTKPVCKSVGLLLLAWTPLTMADVVLDGTQGPSGNVALSNNAYQINANTMAQISGANAFFSFSRFNVEAGNTARFSASTSLENLLVRVTGGELSRIDGHVVSDVAGANLWLLNPQGVLMGAGSSVNVSGSLHIASADYILLPGGMQYSADTS